Proteins found in one Zea mays cultivar B73 chromosome 1, Zm-B73-REFERENCE-NAM-5.0, whole genome shotgun sequence genomic segment:
- the LOC100276419 gene encoding Arabinosyltransferase RRA3-like, whose translation MPLAGRRDGPLMLRGGGGGKPLSRGSRIAVAVAVGVALGCVCAFLYPNGLFFRPSASALQWTHQVDSTACESSRRVTNLKSQVSSLERENVELRRQINELSMKLQIAGQGKNETLYKPGPFGAVKALRTNPTVIPDNSVNPRLAKILEEVAVKKELIVALANTNVREMLEVWFSNIKRVGIPNYLVVALDDNIESLCKSKGVPVYRRDPDEGIDNIAKTGGNHAVSGLKFRVLREFLQLGYSILLSDIDIIFLRNPFDHLHRDSDVESMSDGHNNMTAYGFNDVFDEPSMGWARYAHTMRIWVYNSGFFYIRPTVPSIELLDRVAGRLSREPKSWDQAVFNEELFFPSHPGYEGLHASRRTMDFYLFMNSKVLFKTVRKDAGLKKLKPVIVHLNYHPNKLERMKAVIEFYVNGKQDALDHFPDGSE comes from the exons ATGCCGTTGGCCGGGCGGCGGGACGGCCCCCTAATGCTGCGAGGCGGCGGAGGTGGGAAACCCCTGTCACGCGGGTCCCGCATCGCGGTGGCCGTCGCTGTCGGCGTCGCACTCGGCTGCGTCTGCGCCTTCCTCTACCCCAACGGCCTCTTCTTCCGCCCGTCTGCCTCTGCCCTCCAATGGACGCACCAG GTTGATTCAACTGCTTGCGAATCATCAAGACGAGTTACCAACCTTAAGTCCCAGGTGTCATCATTGGAGAGAGAGAATGTTGAACTTAGGAGGCAGATTAATGAATTATCCATGAAGCTTCAAATCGCTGGACAAGGGAAAAATGAGACTTTGTACAAGCCTGGTCCTTTTGGAGCTGTCAAGGCTTTGAGAACAAATCCAACTGTAATCCCTGATAACTCTGTTAACCCCAGGTTGGCCAAGATATTGGAAGAGGTTGCTGTGAAAAAGGAACTCATTGTTGCGTTGGCAAACACCAATGTGAGGGAGATGCTTGAAGTTTGGTTTAGCAATATCAAACGAGTTGGTATTCCAAACTACCTGGTTGTGGCATTGGATGATAATATAGAAAGCTTATGCAAATCTAAAGGGGTGCCAGTCTACCGGCGTGATCCTGATGAAGGCATCGACAACATTGCAAAAACTGGTGGAAACCATGCCGTTTCTGGACTCAAGTTTCGTGTTTTAAGGGAGTTCTTGCAACTTGGGTATAGTATTCTCCTATCTGACATTGATATTATTTTCTTGAGGAATCCATTTGATCATCTTCATAGAGATTCTGATGTGGAGTCCATGAGTGATGGCCACAACAACATGACAGCGTATGGTTTCAACGACGTGTTCGACGAACCTTCTATGGGTTGGGCCAGATATGCTCACACGATGCGGATTTGGGTGTACAACTCTGGATTTTTCTATATAAGACCAACGGTTCCTTCTATTGAACTTCTTGATCGTGTGGCTGGCCGTCTTTCTCGTGAGCCAAAGTCATGGGACCAGGCAGTTTTCAACGAGGAGCTGTTCTTCCCGTCCCATCCTGGTTATGAAGGCCTCCATGCATCCAGGAGAACCATGGATTTTTATCTTTTCATGAACAGCAAAGTCCTCTTCAAGACAGTGAGGAAAGACGCCGGGCTCAAGAAGCTAAAGCCAGTGATTGTGCATTTGAACTACCACCCTAACAAACTAGAGCGAATGAAAGCGGTTATCGAGTTCTATGTCAACGGCAAACAAGATGCACTGGATCATTTCCCTGACGGGTCAGAATGA
- the LOC100276419 gene encoding arabinosyltransferase RRA3-like isoform X1, with product MKVDSTACESSRRVTNLKSQVSSLERENVELRRQINELSMKLQIAGQGKNETLYKPGPFGAVKALRTNPTVIPDNSVNPRLAKILEEVAVKKELIVALANTNVREMLEVWFSNIKRVGIPNYLVVALDDNIESLCKSKGVPVYRRDPDEGIDNIAKTGGNHAVSGLKFRVLREFLQLGYSILLSDIDIIFLRNPFDHLHRDSDVESMSDGHNNMTAYGFNDVFDEPSMGWARYAHTMRIWVYNSGFFYIRPTVPSIELLDRVAGRLSREPKSWDQAVFNEELFFPSHPGYEGLHASRRTMDFYLFMNSKVLFKTVRKDAGLKKLKPVIVHLNYHPNKLERMKAVIEFYVNGKQDALDHFPDGSE from the exons ATGAAG GTTGATTCAACTGCTTGCGAATCATCAAGACGAGTTACCAACCTTAAGTCCCAGGTGTCATCATTGGAGAGAGAGAATGTTGAACTTAGGAGGCAGATTAATGAATTATCCATGAAGCTTCAAATCGCTGGACAAGGGAAAAATGAGACTTTGTACAAGCCTGGTCCTTTTGGAGCTGTCAAGGCTTTGAGAACAAATCCAACTGTAATCCCTGATAACTCTGTTAACCCCAGGTTGGCCAAGATATTGGAAGAGGTTGCTGTGAAAAAGGAACTCATTGTTGCGTTGGCAAACACCAATGTGAGGGAGATGCTTGAAGTTTGGTTTAGCAATATCAAACGAGTTGGTATTCCAAACTACCTGGTTGTGGCATTGGATGATAATATAGAAAGCTTATGCAAATCTAAAGGGGTGCCAGTCTACCGGCGTGATCCTGATGAAGGCATCGACAACATTGCAAAAACTGGTGGAAACCATGCCGTTTCTGGACTCAAGTTTCGTGTTTTAAGGGAGTTCTTGCAACTTGGGTATAGTATTCTCCTATCTGACATTGATATTATTTTCTTGAGGAATCCATTTGATCATCTTCATAGAGATTCTGATGTGGAGTCCATGAGTGATGGCCACAACAACATGACAGCGTATGGTTTCAACGACGTGTTCGACGAACCTTCTATGGGTTGGGCCAGATATGCTCACACGATGCGGATTTGGGTGTACAACTCTGGATTTTTCTATATAAGACCAACGGTTCCTTCTATTGAACTTCTTGATCGTGTGGCTGGCCGTCTTTCTCGTGAGCCAAAGTCATGGGACCAGGCAGTTTTCAACGAGGAGCTGTTCTTCCCGTCCCATCCTGGTTATGAAGGCCTCCATGCATCCAGGAGAACCATGGATTTTTATCTTTTCATGAACAGCAAAGTCCTCTTCAAGACAGTGAGGAAAGACGCCGGGCTCAAGAAGCTAAAGCCAGTGATTGTGCATTTGAACTACCACCCTAACAAACTAGAGCGAATGAAAGCGGTTATCGAGTTCTATGTCAACGGCAAACAAGATGCACTGGATCATTTCCCTGACGGGTCAGAATGA